The following coding sequences are from one Bradyrhizobium sp. 200 window:
- a CDS encoding caspase family protein produces the protein MSGSQKLFRWAVAAAAFLLAGGPAFAEKRVALVLGNSAYQNVAPLANPVNDSGRIAATLKDAGFDVVDSRRDLAAAETRRALRDFADRARDADIAVVYYAGHGIEVDGANYLIPVDARLERDTDIYDEGLSLDRILIAIEPARKLRLVILDACRDNPFARTMKRTIASRAIGQGLAKVEPTSPNVLIAYSAKAGSTAADGDDGKNSPFTTALSHHLTKPGLDVRRAFGFVRDEVLKTTGNRQEPFVYGSLGGEDVPLVPAPRPAPAAAATPAPSAQAEARRDYELALQIGNRSALNAFLGQYPDGFYASLAKLQLDKIAAEEARVAATEKARLAEQERARLAAEGARKSQQAKAEAEARAAEQARLAAEKAKQVAQEQAAAAEQKRVAAESAAADKASTPAPAAADNAVNVAALAAGPPQADVTKSVQAELRRVGCLTGNADGNWNNASQRSLTLFNRHAGTRLDTKVASVDALDTIKLKSSRVCPLVCEHGFKAEGERCTRITCAAGTFLNDDNECEKRRANKPVASRDRPQARQVPEARQAIVRRYQTPSRAGLSSTGRPLTGHERQWGCYSAEAIVSGKCPD, from the coding sequence GCGCTGGTGCTCGGCAATTCCGCCTACCAGAATGTCGCACCGCTGGCCAATCCGGTTAACGACAGCGGCAGGATCGCGGCGACGCTGAAAGACGCCGGCTTCGACGTCGTCGATTCCCGCCGCGACCTGGCCGCGGCCGAAACCCGTCGCGCGCTGCGCGACTTCGCCGACCGCGCCCGCGATGCCGACATCGCCGTCGTCTACTATGCCGGCCATGGCATCGAGGTCGACGGCGCCAATTATCTCATTCCGGTCGATGCGCGGCTGGAACGCGACACCGACATCTATGACGAAGGCCTCTCGCTCGACCGCATCCTGATCGCGATCGAGCCGGCCAGAAAGCTGCGGCTGGTGATTCTCGACGCCTGCCGCGACAATCCGTTCGCCCGGACCATGAAGCGCACCATCGCTTCGCGCGCGATCGGGCAGGGTCTCGCCAAGGTCGAGCCGACCAGCCCGAACGTCCTGATCGCCTATTCGGCCAAGGCCGGTTCCACGGCCGCCGACGGCGACGACGGCAAGAACAGCCCGTTCACGACGGCGCTGTCGCATCATCTGACCAAGCCTGGTCTCGACGTGCGCCGCGCCTTCGGCTTCGTGCGCGATGAGGTGCTCAAGACCACCGGCAACCGCCAGGAACCGTTTGTCTATGGTTCGCTCGGCGGCGAAGACGTGCCGCTGGTGCCGGCGCCCCGTCCGGCGCCGGCTGCTGCTGCGACGCCCGCGCCCAGCGCGCAGGCCGAAGCCCGCCGCGATTACGAGCTGGCGCTGCAGATCGGCAACCGAAGCGCGCTCAACGCCTTCCTCGGGCAATATCCCGATGGTTTCTACGCCAGCCTTGCCAAGCTGCAGCTCGACAAGATCGCCGCCGAGGAGGCGCGCGTCGCGGCGACCGAAAAAGCGCGGTTGGCCGAACAGGAGCGGGCGCGGCTCGCCGCCGAGGGCGCCCGGAAGTCGCAGCAGGCCAAGGCCGAGGCCGAAGCCAGGGCTGCCGAGCAGGCGCGCCTTGCGGCCGAGAAGGCCAAGCAGGTGGCGCAGGAGCAGGCGGCCGCGGCCGAGCAGAAGCGCGTCGCCGCCGAAAGCGCCGCCGCCGACAAGGCGTCCACTCCGGCGCCCGCTGCCGCTGACAACGCCGTGAACGTTGCTGCCCTCGCCGCGGGGCCGCCGCAGGCCGACGTCACCAAATCGGTGCAGGCCGAACTGCGCCGCGTCGGCTGCCTGACCGGCAACGCCGATGGCAACTGGAATAACGCCTCGCAGCGGTCGCTGACGCTGTTCAACCGCCACGCCGGGACCAGGCTCGACACCAAGGTCGCCAGCGTCGATGCGCTCGATACGATCAAGCTGAAGTCGTCACGGGTGTGCCCGCTGGTCTGCGAGCACGGCTTCAAGGCCGAGGGCGAACGCTGCACCAGGATCACATGTGCGGCGGGCACGTTCCTCAACGACGACAATGAATGCGAGAAGCGCCGCGCCAACAAGCCGGTGGCCAGCCGCGACAGGCCGCAAGCAAGGCAAGTTCCGGAAGCAAGGCAAGCTATTGTCAGGCGTTATCAAACGCCGTCCCGTGCGGGGCTGTCGTCTACAGGCCGGCCGCTTACCGGCCACGAACGTCAGTGGGGTTGCTACTCGGCGGAGGCCATCGTGTCCGGAAAGTGCCCCGATTGA